Part of the Janibacter endophyticus genome is shown below.
GTAGCGGGTCCACACGCCCTCGAGGTCGAGCACCGGCAGGCCGCCGTGCTGGCCGAAGGCGATCGCGGTCCTGGGCGACATCACCGAGTCCATCGGGGCGGCGATGACCGGCATGTCGAAGTGGTAGGCGTCGATCTGCCAGTCGAGCGAGACCTCTTCGGGGTCACGCGTGCGCCGCGACGGGGTCACCGCGATGTCGTCGAAGGAGTAGGCCCGACGGCCCCGCTTGCCACGCCCGATCTCGATCTCGTTCACCGTCCCAGCCTACGGGGCGGCGCCGCGGCGACCGTCGTGGGCCACGAAGGGGGATCCGCTGATCTCGTCGGGTCGTCCGGGATCAAACCGGGGGCCGGACGTGTTGTGCTGGACGCAGCACGTCGACAGCAAGGAGAGCACGATGGCAAAGTTTGGGAAGATCACGGTCCTCGCGACCGCCGCGGAGGCGGCCCGTCAGTGGGCGAAGAACAACCCGGACAAGGCCCAGGCCTACATCGACAAGGCCGGGGCTGTCGTCGACCGGCAGACCAAGGGCAAGTACTCGACGAAGATCACCAAGGCCTCGACGAAGGCCAAGGAGGCCGTGGCCAAGGGCTCCTCGGGTGGCGGCAGCTCCGTCCCGCCGCCCGCCCCGCAGGGGGGCAGCGGCGGAGGCAGTGCCGCGCCCCCGCCGCCTCCGCCCGCCGGCTGACCCCCGCTGGGTCAGGCCTCGGTGTCGCGGAGCACGCGCAGGATGTTGCCGTGCGCCAGCGCCTCGAGGTCGGCCCGCGACCAGCCCTGCTCGGCGAGCGCGGCGAGCAGCACCGGGTAGGTCGCGACGTCCTCGAGCCCGACGGGGGTCTCGTCGACGCCGTCGTAGTCCGCGCCGATGCCGACGTGCTCTATGCCCACGACCTCGCGCAGGTGCGTGAGGTGGGCGACGACGTCGGCGACCGTCGCGACCGGGTCGGGCACGATGTCGGTGCGGCCGAGGACCTCGTCGGCGCGGGCCTGGTTGACGAACTTCGGCACGACGTTGGCCATGACCACTCCCCCGTTGCCGGGGATGCGGGTGAGCACGTCGTCGGGCACGTTGCGCGGGTGGTCGGTGACCGCCCGCGCGCCGGAGTGGCTGAAGACGACGGGCCGTGAGGTCGTATCGAGCGCCTGGTGCATCGTCTCGGCGCTCACGTGGCTCAGGTCGACCATCATCCCGAGCGCGTTCATCCGCCGCACGACCTCGCGGCCGAAGTCGGTCAGCCCGCCGTGCACCCGCTCGTCGGTCGCCGAGTCGGCCCACGGCGTGTTGTCGTTGTGCGTCAGGGTCAGGTAGCGCGCGCCCCGCGCGGCGAAGGCCTCGAGGTGCTCGAGGCTCTCGTCGATCGAGTGTCCGCCCTCCATGCCGATGAGCGCCGCGTGGCGCCCGTCCGCCCAGGCCGCCTCGACGTCGGCTGCCGTGCGCGCCAGCACCATCTCGTCGTAGCGGGCGCACATCGCCTCGACGAAGTCGATCTGCTCGTGCGTCGCGGCCACCGCGGCCTCGCCCTGGAGCTCGCATGGCACCCAGACCGACCACAGCTGAGCTGCGAGGCCGCCCGCACGCATCCGCGGCAGGTCGGTGTGCAGCGCGGGCTGGTGCTCGGAGATGTCACAACGGTCGAGGTCGTGGCCGGCGAGCTCGCGGTGGTGCCACGGCAGGTCGTTGTGGCCATCGAGGACGCGGATCCCGGTGGTGTCGGTGCTCGGCATCCCGGCAGTCAAGCATGCTGGGGACATGGACCTCGCACCCCCGGGACCGCTCGACGCCATCACCGACCTGCCCGGCCTCCGGGTCGGCCACGCGACCCGCGACGAACCGGGCTGGCTCACCGGGACGACGGTCGTCGTGCCCCCGGTCGGGACGGTCGGCGGCGTCGACGTGCGCGGCGGCGGTCCGGGGACCCGGGAGACCGACCTCCTCGACCCCCGTCACGCGGTCGACGCGGTGGACGCGGTCGTGCTGAGCGGCGGCAGCGCCTTCGGTCTTGCCTCGGCCGAAGGCGCGATGGCCGCCCTCGCGGACGACGGCCGGGGCTGGCCGGCCGGCCCGGAGGAGGGTCAGGTCGTGCCGATCGTCCCGGCCGCGATCGTCTTCGACCTCGGGCGCGGTGGCGCCTGGCGGCACCACCCGGGGGCGCACGACGGCCGGGCGGCCTACCTCGCCGCCTCCGACGGTCCGGTGGACGAAGGGGGTGTCGGCGCCGGCACGGGTGCCCGCGCCGGGGGGCTCAAGGGTGGCGTCGGCACGGCGAGCGCGGTCCTGCCGGACGGCACGACGGTCGGAGCGCTCGTCGTCGTCAACGCAGTCGGCTCACCCCTGGCCGCGGACGGGACCCTCCTCGCCGCTCCCCTGCTCACCGACGAGGAGCGGGCCACCCTCCCTGCGCCGGACCCTGGCCGGGTCGCGGCGTACTGGGACGAGCGGGCCGCCGAGACCGCGGCGCTCCGCGCGGGGACGGCCACGACGATCGGGGTTGTCGCCACCGACGCGACCCTCGCCAAGGCGGGGTGCGGGATGCTCGCCCGGGTCGCCCACGACGGGCTGGCCCGCGCGCTCTCCCCCGTGCACACCGCCTTCGACGGGGACACGATCTTCGCCCTGGCCACGGGCAGCCGCCCGGCACCCGACCCCTTCGTCCTGGTGGCCCTGCAGACCGAGGCGGCCCGCTGCATCAGCCGAGCGATCGCCCACGCGATCCTCGCGGCGCAGTCCGTCGACCGCACCGCGGACGGCGGCGCCCACCTCCTGAGCTACCGCGATGCGATCACCGCGGACCTCCCCCACCCCTGACCTCGCACGAGCCAAGGCTCCTGTCCGAAATTTCGGGTAGGAGCCTTGGCTCGTGCGAAAAAGAGGGAGAGGGTGCGGGTCGGCCGGGAGCTCAGCCGCCGACGGAGTAGTTCGGCGCCTCGACGATGCCCTGGAGGTTGTGCGGGTGGCTCTCCTTGAGCGAGGCCGAGGTGATCCGCACGAAGCGGCCCTTCTCCTGGAGCTCGGGGATCGTCCGCGCGCCGACGTAGAACATCGACTGCCGCAGGCCGCCCATCATCTGGTGCGTCACGGCCGAGAGCGCGCCGCGGTAGGCGACCCGGCCCTCGACACCCTCGGGGACGATCTGGTCGTCGCTCTCGACCTCGGCCTGGAAGTAGCGGTCCTTGGAGTACGACTTCTTGCCGCGGCTGCTCATCGCGCCGAGCGAGCCCATGCCGCGGTAGGCCTTGAACTGCTTGCCGTTGACGAAGATCAGCTCGCCCGGGCTCTCCTCGCAGCCGGCGAGCAGCGAGCCGACCATGACGGCCTCCGCGCCGGCGACGATCGCCTTGGCGATCTCGCCGCTGTGCTGCATGCCGCCGTCGGCGATGACCGGGACACCAGCGGGCCGGCAGGCCAGCGACGCGTCGTAGACCGCGGTGACCTGGGGGGCGCCGACGCCGGTGACGATGCGGGTGGTGCAGATCGAGCCCGGCCCGACACCGACCTTGACCGCGTCCACGCCCGCGTCGACGAAGGCCTGTGCGCCTTCCGTCGTCGCGACGTTGCCGCCGATGACCTGGACGTGCTTGGTCGCCGGGTCGCTCTTGAGGCGCTGCACCATCTCGAGGAGCATCCGGACGTGCCCGTGCGCGGTGTCGGCGACGAGCACGTCGACCCCCGCGTCGATGAGCGTCGTCGCGCGCTCCCACGCGTCGCCGTAGTAGCCGATGGCGGCGCCGACGAGGAGGCGCCCCTGGCCGTCCTTGCTCGCGTTGGGAAACTGCTCGCTCTTGACGAAGTCCTTGACCGTGATGAGACCGGCGAGGTGGCCGCCCTCGTCGACGATCGGGAGCCGCTCGCGCTTGTGCTGCCGCAGCAGGGTGGTCGCGTCCTCGCGGCTGATGCCGACGGGCGCCGTGATGAGCGGCATCGGCGTCATGACGTCGCGGACGAGGGTCGTCGTCCACTCGGCGACCGGGGTGAAACGCAGGTCACGGTTGGTGATGATGCCGATGAGCACGTTGTCCGGGTCGACGACCGGCAGGCCGGAGACGCGGTACTCGCCGCAGAGGTTGTCGAGATCCTCGAGGGTCGCGTCGGGGCCGATGGTGATCGGGTTGGTCACCATGCCGGTCTGGGTCCGCTTCACGAGGTCGACCTGGTACGCCTGGTCCTGGATCGAGAGGTTGCGGTGCAGCACACCGATGCCGCCCTGGCGGGCCATCGCGATCGCCATCCGCGACTCCGTCACCGTGTCCATCGCGGCGGAGACGAGGGGCGTGCGCAGCGTGATCTCACGGGTCAGCCGGGTCGTCGTGTCGAGATCGTTCGGCGCGAGCTCGCTGTAGCCGGGCAGGAGCAGGACGTCGTCGTAGGTCAGACCCACCTTGGCGAAGGGGTCGTGCTCAGGCGTCGAGTCGAGGGGACCGGAGGAGGAACCGAGAGCCATTGACCCATCGTAGGCGTCGTCCGGGGGTGCCCCGGACCACATCTCGACGGTCCGGGCGAAGGGGTGAGGTCGAGTGACCTGGGCCACCCACCCACCGGACGCGGGCCCCCTTCGCAACCCGTCATGACCATCTCTTGACCAAGTCCCGCCGATCTTGGACGAATCCTGACGATCTGGGGGTGTCGACCTGGGCAACCGGTTCGTAGCGTCCTTGCCAACGAGGTCGGCAGCACGGACGAGCAGTCCCCACGGTCGACGAAGAGAACGCATCACGAGGGGGGACGCCGCCATGGCCGACCTGGGACACCTGCCGGGACCTGTCGCCGAGCTCTGGGAGTGGCAGTACGAGGGGCGCTGCCGCTCCACCGACACCGACGCCTTCTACCACCCGGAGGGTGAGCGCGGCGCGGCTCGCCGCCTCCGGGTCGCCGCCGCGAAGGAGATCTGCGGCGCCTGCCCCGTCATCGAGCGGTGCCGTGAGCACGCCCTCGCCACCCGCGAGGCCTTCGGCGTCTGGGGCGGCCTCTCGGAGGACGAGCGCGACACCCTCCTCGCCACCCGCGCCGAGCTCGCCGGCTGACCGACCGCCGTACGCTGGCCCCGTGAGCGAGCCAGGCGAGGTCTACATCAAGGACGAGTCCATCCGGCTCGGGCAGCTGCTCAAGCTCGCCGGGCTCGTCGAGGACGGCGCCATGGCGCGCGAGCTCATCCAGACCGGGCAGGTCACCGTGGACGGCGAGGTCGACACCCGCCGGGGCGGGCAGATCCGCACCGGGCAGGTCGTGGCCCTGCAGGGTCAGGAGATCGTCGTCATCCAGGGCGAGCCGGAGATCGACGTCCCCTGGTGACCCACCCTGCCCGGGCAGCTGTGCGGGTCAGTCGCTGAGCATCCAGTCGAGGCAGCCCTCGACGTGCAGCACGGTCGTGTCGTGCATCGGCACCGGGCAGTCGTCGGCCTCGAGCAGCAGGCCGAGCTCGGTCCCGGCGAGCACGACACCCTCGGCGCCGCGATCGACGAGCCCCTGCATCACCTGGCGAAAACGCTTGCGCGACGCGTCGTTGATGACCCCGTGGACGAGCTCGTCGTAGATCATCGCGTCGATCTCCGGGCGCTCCTCCTCGGTGGGGAGGATGACCTCGAGACCGCGCTCGCGCAGCGGGCCGGTGTAGAAGTCGGCGTTCATCGTCGTCGCCGTCGCGAGCAGGCCCACGGTCCGCTGGCGCGCCTGCTCGACGTGCTCGGCGGCGACCTTGGCGATGTGCAGGAAGGGGATGTCGACGCTTGCGGCGACCTCGTCGGCGACGGCGTGCATCGTGTTGGCGGCGATGATGAAGCAGTCGGCGCCGCCGGCCTCGAGCGAGCGGGCCGCCGCGGTGAGCTGCTCGGCCATCGATGCCCAGTCCCCAGCGTTCTCCGCCGCCGTCACCGGCTCGAAGTCGACGCTGTGCAGCAGGACCCGCGCGGAGTGCAGGCCGCCCAGGCGCGACTCCACCCCGTCGTTGAGGAGCCGGTAGTACTCGGCCGTCGCCGACCAGCCCATGCCACCGATGACACCCAGGAGCTTCATGGCGGCAACCCTAGTGCGCCATGGACGCCGGTGTCCGCCAGGTGTACACCTCGACGGCGATCCCGAGCGGGGACCTAGGCTCAGAGCGTGAAGGCCCTGCTGCTCGAGAACATCCATGCGTGCGCCGCCGAGGCGCTGACCCAGGCCGGCTTCGAGGTCGAGACCCGCTCCGGCGCGCTCGACGAGAGCGAGCTGATCGACGCCCTCGAGGGCGTCGACCTCCTCGGCATCCGCTCCAAGACGACCGTGACGGCCGAGGCGCTCCGGGCTCGGCCCGAGCTCAAGGCCATCGGCGCCTTCTGCATCGGCACCAACCAGATCGACCTCAACGCGGCTGCTCAGGCCGGCACCGTGGTCTTCAACGCGCCCTTCTCCAACACCCGCTCGGTCGTCGAGCTCGCCATGGCCGAGATCATCGCGATGGCCCGTCACCTCACCGACAAGAACGCCGCGCTCCACGCGGGCGTCTGGGACAAGTCGGCGAAGGGGGCGCACGAGGTCCGCGGGCGGACCCTCGGCATCGTCGGGTACGGCAACATCGGCAGCCAGCTCTCGGTCATCGCCGAGGCCTTCGGCATGCACGTCTACTACTACGACGTCGAGGACAAGCTGCCGCTCGGCAACGCCCGCCGCTGCGAGTCGCTCGACGAGCTCCTCCGCTCCTGCGAGACGATCACGCTCCACGTCGACGGCCGAGCAGGCAACGCCGGGGTCTTCGGGGCCGAGCAGTTCGCCCAGATGCGCCCGCGCAGCCTCTTCCTCAACCTCTCCCGCGGCTTCGTCGTCGACCTCGAGTCGCTCCGCGATCACCTCGTGAGCGGCCACATCGCGGGCGCCGCCGTCGACGTCTTCCCCGAGGAGCCGAAGTCCGCGGGCGACCCCTTCGTCTCGATCCTCCAGGGGCTGCCCAACGTCATCCTCACCCCGCACGTCGGCGGGTCGACCGAGGAAGCCCAGTACGACATCGGCCGGTACGTCTCCGGCAAGCTCCGCGAGTACGCCCAGACCGGCGCGACGACCATGTCCGTCAACGTCCCTGCCGTGGCGCTCAGCAAGTCCCCCGGCGACACCCGGATCCTGCACCTGCACCGCAACGTCCCCGGCGTCCTCGCCCGGGTAAACACCCTGCTCTCCGAGGGCGGCGCGAACATCGACAGCCAGCACCTCTCGACCAAGGGCGAGCTCGGTTACGCCGTCACCGACCTCAACGGCGCCCTGCCTGGCGGCGTCGAGCAGCGGCTCCGCGAGATGGACGAGACCATCGAGGTCCGGGTCATCGTCGGCGAGTAGCGGGCGGCTCTCTGGGCGCGCACAGATCGCTGTCCTGACGTCGTCGCCGCGAGATATCGATACCGACGAGCTCAGGACCGCGACTCGGGTACACCCGGACCACGAAGGGGGCGCCCCACCGGTTGGTGGGACGCCCCCTTCGAGGTGTGTCAGAGGTGAGGTCAGTGGTGGTGACCGTGGCCCGCCGCGGCGGGCTCCTCGTCCTCCTTCTTCTCCACGACGAGGGTGTCGGTGGTGAGGACCATCGACGCGATCGACGCGGCGTTGACGAGCGCGGAGCGGGTCACCTTGACCGGGTCGATGACGCCGGCGCCGACGAGGTCGCCGTACTCACCGGTGGCGGCGTTGAGGCCGTTGCCGGGGGTGAGCTCTTGGACCTTGGAGACCGCGACGTAACCCTGGATGCCGGCGTTCTCGGCGATCCAGCGGAGCGGCTCGACGGCGGCCTTCTTGACGATCTGCGCACCGGTCGCCTCGTCGCCCTCGAGCGAGAGGTCGTCGATGACGGAGACCGCGTGGGTGAGGGCCGAGCCGCCACCGGCGACGATGCCCTCCTCGATGGCCGCGCGGGTCGCGGAGATCGCGTCCTCGATGCGGTGCTTCTTCTCCTTGAGCTCGACCTCGGTGTGCGCGCCGACCTTGATGACGCAGACGCCGCCGGCGAGCTTGGCGAGGCGCTCCTGGAGCTTCTCGCGGTCCCAGTCCGAGTCGGTCCGCTCGATCTCGGACTTGATCTGCCCGACCCGGCCCTCGACCTCGGAGCTCTCGCCCTGGCCGTCGATGATCGTCGTGCTGTCCTTGGTGATGACGATACGACGGGCCTGGCCGAGGTCCTCGAGACCGGCCTGGTCGAGCTTGAGCCCGACCTCCTCGGCGATGACCTGGCCACCGGTGAGGATCGCCATGTCCTGGAGCATCGCCTTGCGGCGGTCCCCGAAGCCCGGGGCCTTGACGGCCACGACGTTGAAGGTGCCGCGGATCTTGTTGACGACGAGCGTCGAGAGCGCCTCACCGTCGATGTCCTCGGCGATGATGAGCAGCGGCTTGCCCGACTGCACGACCTTCTCGAGCACCGGCAGGATGTCGGCGACCGTGGAGATCTTGCCCTGGTTGATGAGGACGTAGGCGTCCTCGAGGACGGCCTCCATGCGCTCGGCGTCGGAGATGAAGTACGGGCTGATGTAGCCCTTGTCGAACTGCATGCCCTCGGTGAAGTCGAGCACGGTCTCGGCGGTCGAGGACTCCTCGACGGTGATGACGCCGTCCTTGCCGACCTTGTCGAAGGCCTCGGCGATGGTGCCGCCGATGGTCTCGTCCTGCGCGGAGAGCGAGGCAACCTGGGCGATCTCCTCCTTGCCCTGGACCTCACGGGCGACCTCGAGCAGGCGGGCGGAGACGGCCTCCACGGCCTTGTCGATGCCGCGCTTGAGGCCGGACGGGGCGGCGCCCGCGGCGACGTTGCGCAGGCCCTCCTTGACCATGGCCTGGGCGAGGACGGTCGCGGTCGTCGTGCCGTCACCGGCGACGTCGTTGGTCTTGGTCGCGACCTCCTTGGCGAGCTGGGCGCCGAGGTTCTCGTACGGGTCCTCGAGCTCGATCTCGCGGGCGATGGTCACGCCGTCGTTGGTGATCGTTGGGGCGCCCCACGCCTTGTTGATGACGACGTTGCGACCCTTGGGGCCGAGCGTCACCTTGACGGCGTTGGCGAGCTGGTCGACGCCGCGCTGGAGGGCGTCACGGGCGGAGTCGTTGAACTCCAGTTCCTTGGCCATGAGTGTCCTTGATCTCTACAGGTGTGCAGGTGGGTACGGCGTCGCCCCGGGGAGCCCGGGTGGGCCCGCACCCGGGGCGATGCGCGAAGGGGGGATCGTCAGCCGACGATGGCGAGGACGTCACGCGCGGAGAGGATGAGGTACTCCTCGCCGCCGTGCTTGACCTCGGTGCCGCCGTACTTGGAGTAGATGACGCGGTCGCCGACGGAGATGTCCATCGGGACGCGCTCGTCGCCGTCCTCGTTGAAGCGGCCGGGGCCGACAGCGACGACCTCGCCCTCCTGGGGCTTCTCCTTGGCGGTGTCCGGGATGACCAGGCCGGAGGCCGTGGTCTGCTCGGCCTCGAGCGACTTGACGATGATGCGGTCCTCG
Proteins encoded:
- a CDS encoding antitoxin; its protein translation is MAKFGKITVLATAAEAARQWAKNNPDKAQAYIDKAGAVVDRQTKGKYSTKITKASTKAKEAVAKGSSGGGSSVPPPAPQGGSGGGSAAPPPPPPAG
- a CDS encoding dipeptidase; protein product: MPSTDTTGIRVLDGHNDLPWHHRELAGHDLDRCDISEHQPALHTDLPRMRAGGLAAQLWSVWVPCELQGEAAVAATHEQIDFVEAMCARYDEMVLARTAADVEAAWADGRHAALIGMEGGHSIDESLEHLEAFAARGARYLTLTHNDNTPWADSATDERVHGGLTDFGREVVRRMNALGMMVDLSHVSAETMHQALDTTSRPVVFSHSGARAVTDHPRNVPDDVLTRIPGNGGVVMANVVPKFVNQARADEVLGRTDIVPDPVATVADVVAHLTHLREVVGIEHVGIGADYDGVDETPVGLEDVATYPVLLAALAEQGWSRADLEALAHGNILRVLRDTEA
- a CDS encoding P1 family peptidase → MDLAPPGPLDAITDLPGLRVGHATRDEPGWLTGTTVVVPPVGTVGGVDVRGGGPGTRETDLLDPRHAVDAVDAVVLSGGSAFGLASAEGAMAALADDGRGWPAGPEEGQVVPIVPAAIVFDLGRGGAWRHHPGAHDGRAAYLAASDGPVDEGGVGAGTGARAGGLKGGVGTASAVLPDGTTVGALVVVNAVGSPLAADGTLLAAPLLTDEERATLPAPDPGRVAAYWDERAAETAALRAGTATTIGVVATDATLAKAGCGMLARVAHDGLARALSPVHTAFDGDTIFALATGSRPAPDPFVLVALQTEAARCISRAIAHAILAAQSVDRTADGGAHLLSYRDAITADLPHP
- the guaB gene encoding IMP dehydrogenase; amino-acid sequence: MALGSSSGPLDSTPEHDPFAKVGLTYDDVLLLPGYSELAPNDLDTTTRLTREITLRTPLVSAAMDTVTESRMAIAMARQGGIGVLHRNLSIQDQAYQVDLVKRTQTGMVTNPITIGPDATLEDLDNLCGEYRVSGLPVVDPDNVLIGIITNRDLRFTPVAEWTTTLVRDVMTPMPLITAPVGISREDATTLLRQHKRERLPIVDEGGHLAGLITVKDFVKSEQFPNASKDGQGRLLVGAAIGYYGDAWERATTLIDAGVDVLVADTAHGHVRMLLEMVQRLKSDPATKHVQVIGGNVATTEGAQAFVDAGVDAVKVGVGPGSICTTRIVTGVGAPQVTAVYDASLACRPAGVPVIADGGMQHSGEIAKAIVAGAEAVMVGSLLAGCEESPGELIFVNGKQFKAYRGMGSLGAMSSRGKKSYSKDRYFQAEVESDDQIVPEGVEGRVAYRGALSAVTHQMMGGLRQSMFYVGARTIPELQEKGRFVRITSASLKESHPHNLQGIVEAPNYSVGG
- a CDS encoding WhiB family transcriptional regulator, coding for MADLGHLPGPVAELWEWQYEGRCRSTDTDAFYHPEGERGAARRLRVAAAKEICGACPVIERCREHALATREAFGVWGGLSEDERDTLLATRAELAG
- a CDS encoding RNA-binding S4 domain-containing protein; this translates as MSEPGEVYIKDESIRLGQLLKLAGLVEDGAMARELIQTGQVTVDGEVDTRRGGQIRTGQVVALQGQEIVVIQGEPEIDVPW
- a CDS encoding aspartate/glutamate racemase family protein, producing the protein MKLLGVIGGMGWSATAEYYRLLNDGVESRLGGLHSARVLLHSVDFEPVTAAENAGDWASMAEQLTAAARSLEAGGADCFIIAANTMHAVADEVAASVDIPFLHIAKVAAEHVEQARQRTVGLLATATTMNADFYTGPLRERGLEVILPTEEERPEIDAMIYDELVHGVINDASRKRFRQVMQGLVDRGAEGVVLAGTELGLLLEADDCPVPMHDTTVLHVEGCLDWMLSD
- the serA gene encoding phosphoglycerate dehydrogenase, which encodes MKALLLENIHACAAEALTQAGFEVETRSGALDESELIDALEGVDLLGIRSKTTVTAEALRARPELKAIGAFCIGTNQIDLNAAAQAGTVVFNAPFSNTRSVVELAMAEIIAMARHLTDKNAALHAGVWDKSAKGAHEVRGRTLGIVGYGNIGSQLSVIAEAFGMHVYYYDVEDKLPLGNARRCESLDELLRSCETITLHVDGRAGNAGVFGAEQFAQMRPRSLFLNLSRGFVVDLESLRDHLVSGHIAGAAVDVFPEEPKSAGDPFVSILQGLPNVILTPHVGGSTEEAQYDIGRYVSGKLREYAQTGATTMSVNVPAVALSKSPGDTRILHLHRNVPGVLARVNTLLSEGGANIDSQHLSTKGELGYAVTDLNGALPGGVEQRLREMDETIEVRVIVGE
- the groL gene encoding chaperonin GroEL (60 kDa chaperone family; promotes refolding of misfolded polypeptides especially under stressful conditions; forms two stacked rings of heptamers to form a barrel-shaped 14mer; ends can be capped by GroES; misfolded proteins enter the barrel where they are refolded when GroES binds), whose translation is MAKELEFNDSARDALQRGVDQLANAVKVTLGPKGRNVVINKAWGAPTITNDGVTIAREIELEDPYENLGAQLAKEVATKTNDVAGDGTTTATVLAQAMVKEGLRNVAAGAAPSGLKRGIDKAVEAVSARLLEVAREVQGKEEIAQVASLSAQDETIGGTIAEAFDKVGKDGVITVEESSTAETVLDFTEGMQFDKGYISPYFISDAERMEAVLEDAYVLINQGKISTVADILPVLEKVVQSGKPLLIIAEDIDGEALSTLVVNKIRGTFNVVAVKAPGFGDRRKAMLQDMAILTGGQVIAEEVGLKLDQAGLEDLGQARRIVITKDSTTIIDGQGESSEVEGRVGQIKSEIERTDSDWDREKLQERLAKLAGGVCVIKVGAHTEVELKEKKHRIEDAISATRAAIEEGIVAGGGSALTHAVSVIDDLSLEGDEATGAQIVKKAAVEPLRWIAENAGIQGYVAVSKVQELTPGNGLNAATGEYGDLVGAGVIDPVKVTRSALVNAASIASMVLTTDTLVVEKKEDEEPAAAGHGHHH
- the groES gene encoding co-chaperone GroES — translated: MSVSLKPLEDRIIVKSLEAEQTTASGLVIPDTAKEKPQEGEVVAVGPGRFNEDGDERVPMDISVGDRVIYSKYGGTEVKHGGEEYLILSARDVLAIVG